The sequence TAGGGTGGCCTTTTACAGGCCACCATTTACCGATTGCAATATCTACAGAACTTATCTTATTCTTGCTTAAATATTATATAACTATTGCTAAAACCGGTGGGGTATAATCTGCCACCGTCAATAGGCTATGGCAGGATAAGAACCCCACCCTGCATCTATTATAAAGGATAAAACTAGTTCTCATCATCACGCCATTCCCAGTCTCTTCCGCCCTTGAACACTGCTGCATTCATCTCGTTGCTCAGGAAGAGCAGGTTTGAGCCCTGGAACTGTAAGGCCATATTCAGGAAGAACTCACCCGTTGTCTTGGTGTTGGCAAGCTCCACCTCTGTAGCGGCAAGATATTTCTTCATATAGGTAAAGGAGGATGAGTCAAAGGGCATACCCGGTTTCTGATGGCCTGGTATAACAGTCTCTGCGCCAAGCTTTTCAAGCATCTCAACATCCTTGAGCCACTGTTTTCTTTCATCGGCGTTAATCTCGCATGTGAACGGATGAGACTCATTAAAGAGCACATCGCTTCCGTAAAGGAGCTTAATCGATGGCACCCACACAACAGTATTATATTTGAGGTCGCCCATGATCTTGGGCATGATCTCTATTCGGTTACCTTCAAGCTCAAAAAACTTGTCCTTCATTGATTCTATATTAACAGCCTTTCTGGGGACATTTGTCGGCCCTATGATCTTTACCCAGTGATCAATCTTACCGAACATCTGTTTGTTGATGGTGCTTGCCA comes from Desulfatiglans sp. and encodes:
- a CDS encoding MBL fold metallo-hydrolase encodes the protein MEVRFVDNGPGKLSAKVFYSSESGFSVCTVILMGEKDAAILDTQWTLSNGHRVVAEILETGKNLKYIYVTHAHPDHYFGLGPIKDAFPEAKVIALPEVASTINKQMFGKIDHWVKIIGPTNVPRKAVNIESMKDKFFELEGNRIEIMPKIMGDLKYNTVVWVPSIKLLYGSDVLFNESHPFTCEINADERKQWLKDVEMLEKLGAETVIPGHQKPGMPFDSSSFTYMKKYLAATEVELANTKTTGEFFLNMALQFQGSNLLFLSNEMNAAVFKGGRDWEWRDDEN